CTGATCGTGGAAGGCGAAACCAAACGGGAGTTTTCCTTTTCCATCGCCGTGAACCAGATTTTCCCGATGCAGCTGGCCCGGAATGTCATGGTGCCGGCAGGTCAGGTTTCCAGTCAGGTTGGACCTCCCCGAATGGGCGAAAAGGGATGGCTGTTTCATGTTTCAGCCAGCAACGTGCAGATTACGCGCGTGTTAGATTTGTTACCTCCGGAAGGAGATTCGTCGAACGAAGCGTCTGGGGGCCAAACTGGTTTCGCGGTGCGTCTGATTGAAACCGAAGGCATGCATCGTTCGGTGAAATTACGTTGTTTCAAATCTCCCGTCAGTGCCCGTCAGCGCGATTTTCATGGGAAGACGGTCGTCGAACTTCCGATCGAAGAAGACGCGGTGCTGGTCGAGGTGTCGCAGTATGAAATTGCGGAAATTGAAATCCTGTTCGAGGAGCAAGCTTAATCGATGATCGTGACGATTGATGGTCCTGCAGGATCGGGAAAGAGCACTGCAGCCCGTGGTTTATCCAAACGTCTGGGGTTTGAGTTTCTGGATACGGGCGCCATGTATCGTTGCGTTGCCTGGGGAGTTCTGCAGCGGAATGTGGATCCGGCGGACGAACAGGCAGTGACACACGTCAGTCAGCAGATCAAAATCACGTTTTCGGGTGATCGGGTGCTGCTGGATGGCGAGGATGTCTCGGAGACCATTCGGACTCCCGAAGTGACGGACGCCGCCTCGGTGGTTGCACAGTACCCTGCTGTCAGACAGGAACTGGTTCGTCTGCAACAGCAGGCTGCCGAAGGCGTGGATATTGTCAGCGAAGGCCGGGATCAGGGAACCGTGGTATTCCCGGATGCGTTCTGCAAGGTGTTTCTGATCGCTGATCCTGAGGAACGCGCGCGTCGCAGGCATGAAGAGCTGACTGCGCGGGGGAAACAGATTACCGTTGATGCGATTTTGCAGCAAATTTATGAACGCGATCAGCGCGATGAACAACGCACCGTCGCCCCGTTAAAACCGGCCGACGATGCGGTTGAGATCAATACGTCCTGTTTGACAATCGATGAAGTGATTGATCAACTGGAGCAACTAGTACGTTCACGGATCAACTCGGACTCACTCTGAGATGGGTGCCAGTTCGAACGATCAGAACTGAAGTGTCAAAGTCACCGTCGTGCGGCTGTCCATCAGATCTTTGCGACCCGTGATGGGGAATTCCCAGACACCGGCGACCGACAGGCAGCGGTTCAAGCGGTAATTCGCTCCAAATGCAGTCGAGATAAAATTGTTACCCGCGACATTTGTTGAGCCCAGGTTGATCCAGTCGCCCCCTTCAATATTCAGAGGCAGTGCCTGACCACTTTTGGTATAGACGATCCCATTTAGCTCAGCGACGGCTGAGAGCTTGCTTGTGATCGGGTGATCGTAATGCACGCTGTAATAGATGGACTGCGATTCTTCGGCGGTGTCGCCGGGAACGTGGTAACCCGTGGAAGCAATCAGGTGACCGCAACCAATCTGTTTACCCAGAGAGAGATAGGGAGTCCAGACGCTATCGCCGTTGCCTTGAAAGACGCGGCTGCTTCCATTGGTGGCTTCATAAATCAGACCGCCTGAGAGCAGGAACTGGTTTTCGACATCGCGGATGAGAACATATTTCAGTCCCAGGCCGATGTCAGACCAACCTGTCGCATTGCCAACGCCCCGTGTTTGCAGGGTGTTGTAGCCGTCCTTGACGGCAATTACGGAGAGACGTTCGTTTAAGGCGATTCCGAGTTGCAAAGCGTAAACCTGCAGGTCCCCTGCTCCGAGAACGGGAGTTTGCGCGTCAATCATTTGGTTGATGAAAATACCACGGACATAAGTCAGTGAGCGAGGGTCAATTGACCAGACTGGGTTACTGACGGGCATGACAAAGTCGTCAAAACAACGATCGCTGGGGAATTTATTCAAGAGTGGAATGCGATCACAGAGCGTACAGGCATTGCACTCGCATGACTGGCAGTTACACGCCGATGCTTGAGTACTGCACGTCGGGCACGAACATGGCTGCTGCCCTGAGAGCGAAATCGGTTGTTCGCCTGTCGGCGTCTGGATGAGTTGAGTTTCTGGTTCTGAAACGGAATTTTCAGTTGCCGAATTCAGAGTGTCAGGAGGATCGATGACAGGAGGCGCTGGTGCTGCTTCTCCTTCATAGACACCATCGGCTAAGACATCGGATAGTGTCTGAGGCTCTGCAGGCCCTGCGGCATAAATTGCCGAATTAATCAGGCTGCATGAAACGGTGATCAGTACAATCGATGCGAATCTCATATATTCCCCCTCCTGGAAATGAGATAATTGAGCGTATATTTCGCCTGTGATGAGAAGATTCCTTTCATCTCTCCATACATATCGACCATTCCAAATTGTAAAAATAGGTGTATAAGCTGAAGTTTATTTGTTTTTCGCAATTGAGTGAAAATACTGCATGGGGGGATTAGCAATAAAAAATGCACGCCGAGTCGACGTGCATTTGAGTTTGATTTCCGATTGAGAACAGCCGATTAGTGCATCAATTGTTTCTCAAAATCGATATCGTATTTTTTCATTTTCTTATACAGCGTGGTCCGGTTGATGCCCAGCGCTTTCGCCGTATTCTGGCGGTTCCAACCATTGGCTTCCAGTGCTTCAATGATGATTTGACGTTCGGGATTGGCCAGTGCGGTTTTCAGAGAACCACTTCCCATGCGGCTGTCTGCAGCCAGAGCGTAGGGTTGTTCCTGTCGAATTTGTTCTGGAAGATCGTGAACCCGGATGTACTCCCCTTTGGTCAGCACGACAGAACGTTCGACGACATTGATGAGTTCCCGCACGTTGCCGGGCCAGGAATATTTGAGCATGGCCTGCATGGCAGAGGCGTCGAAGCCTTTGATGGATTTCCCGATTTGTTCGTTGTAAATTTTGAGGTAGTGCTCAATCAGAAGTGGAATGTCGCTCATGCGTTCTCTGAGAGCGGGCTGTGTCAACGTAATGACATTAATCCGGTAGTAGAGGTCCTGTCTGAACTCTCCTTTGGCGACCATCTCTTCCAGGTTCTGATTGGTGGCCAGAATGAGACGAATATCCACGGTGTGCGTTTTGTTATCGCCGACCGCTTCAAATTCATGATCCTGTAACACCCGCAGTAATTTCACCTGCAGACTGGGAGAAGCGGTGGCAATTTCGTCCAGGAACAGCGTGCCGCCGTCAGCCTGCAGGAACTTACCAACTTTATCGTGGGTTGCGCCGGTAAACGAGCCGGCTTTATGACCGAACAGTTCGCTTTCCAGTAAACTGTCAGGCAGCGCACCGCAGGCAACTTCCACAAAAGGTTGATTGCAACGGTCGCTGAGTTGGTGAATGGCCCGCGCGGTCATGGTTTTGCCGGTTCCATTTTCACCCAGAATTAATACGGTAGTTTTGGTGTCGGCCACGCTTTCGATCAGGTCAAACATTTTCTGCATTTTATAGTCCTGACCGACAATGTTCGCCAGGCCAAAACGCTGATCAAGTTGTGCCTTCAGAGTTTTGTTTTCTTCGACGACCTGCCTCTGGTCCAGACAACGCTCGATTGTCAGACTGAGTTCTTCGTCAATGACTGGTTTGGTCAGATATTCAAACGCGCCCAGTCGAATCGCTTCGACCGCACTTTCGATGGTACCATAGCCAGTCAGCATAATGACGGCGGTATCGGGTGCGTTTTGTTGAACCCATTCCAGCAGATGAAATCCGTCCTGGTCTGGCAGGTTGACATCGCAGACGACGACCTGAAAGGGAAATTCTTTTAACCGTTCGATCGCATCCAGGCACGTGAGCGATGTTTCGGTGCGATGCCCCAGGCTTCGCAAATAGTCGGCCATCGCTTCCAGAATATATTGATCGTCGTCAACTACCAGTAATGAACCAGAATTTGTCTTCATTGAATATGTCTCGCCCAAAGTGTCCATGTAATGCTGCAATCGTCGTACAGCTGTGTTGGTTGTGAATAATCAGTGTTGTGTCTCTTGGATTCACAATTATGAAATTGAAAATCGAATTTACTCATGACAAAATCAATCATTGATTTTGACAGAGTGCAGTGCTGGATGCGTTTTTTCCTCAATACAAATGAGGAAACCGATCCGCCGTTTCATGTCAGACAAGGTTGTTACCTGATCGGTAAACGCCCTCGCCCGTCAATCAAACTGGGAGGCAAACATTAATGAAGGGATATTGAAAACATAGGACACAAGTTTCAAACAGGCAACATGCGGATGACTGTGTCTGTTGTTTTTGAGAATCAGATGTTGTTGATTTCTGCGTGACGTGCTGCACAAAGAGGTAAAAAGGCCTCAGAATCCCGATCGAAACCGACTTCACAAACGGGTTCTGCCGATTTCAAGGGTTATGATGCCCTGATCACACGGCAGAGCATTGCTGAAAGATCGTCCCATTCCCTACAAAAGTCAGACGGTGTATGATCGCTATGAATGATAGCAGGTTTGCTGTTTTGCCAGGTTTTCCCATATTTGTCTCAATTGATTGCGTGTCAATGTGCAGATCCGATTCATTCAGGGAACGTGCTTTCAAGGCTCCCCAATTGCGTCTGTGCCCGGCAATTGGGAGACTTGCTCTGCTTTTACACTGAAATTCGCCTTTCCTAGCCAAGATTTACCAGCAGATAGCGAATGATAACTGTAAACAGAGCCTTGAGATGGTGCCCTTGTACTGCTACTATTGGGACTTTGGTAGAACATTTCCAGCCGATCTTGCAGGATTAGGCCGGTCATAGATCTCGGAAAAGCGATCGGATGGCTCAAAAGTCGCTGTACCTACGGGCGTATTTGATCCGAGGTAGAGAGAGAGTCTGATTCCCGGAATCAACTTATCGAGTGATATTCCCTTCGTTCAGGGTGTTTTGTTTACAGAAGATAGCCTCTCTTGTTCAGGCTCCTCATAGTGATTACGGCCGGTATTTGCCTGCTTAAAAGAAGGTTCCGGTAAAAAGAAAGTGGGAGTTGTCCGTTGTTAAGAGCGATCATTAGTGATATTCACGGTAATCTTGAGGCGCTGGAAGCGGTTCTGGCTGACATTGATCGCCGTGAAATCAGTGAGATTTATTGCCTGGGAGACATCATTGGCTATGGGCCTAACCCCAGGGAATGTATCGATCTCGTCCGAAAGCGTTGTAAGAAATCACTGCTGGGAAACCATGATCAGGCAGCCTTGTTCGATCCGGAAGGGTTTAACGCAGGCGCAGAACGGGCGATTTTCTGGACGCGACGCATGCTGGAGACAGGCGATGCGTCTAAAAATCAGGATCGCTGGGATTTTCTGGGGGAACTCCCCCGCATGATTCGCGAAGACAAGCTTCTGTTTGTGCATGGCTCTGCTCGAAACCCACTCAATGAATATGTCTTTCCGGAAGACATTTATAACCAGCGAAAAATGGAACGCATTTTCGGTCTGGTGGATCAATACTGTTTTCAAGGTCACACGCATATTCCCGGCGTCTTTACCGAGAGCATGAATTTCCTTTCACCAGAGGAAGTGGAAAATGTCTATCCGTTTGGCCCGGAAAAGTTTCTAGTGAATGTCGGTTCGGTCGGGCAACCGCGTGATGCGGACAATCGATCTTCTTATGTCATTATTGATGATGAAAAAGTGACCTTCTGCAGAGTCGAATACGATTTTACAGCTACCGCAGAAAAGATTTACGAAATTTCTGATTTAGATAACTTCTTGGGCGATCGTCTTCGAGATGGTCGATAACAATGGAACAAAAACGACTCTTACTCTTCGTCACTCTGTCTGCGACTGTTTTGTTTTTCTGGCAGTTGTTCGTCATGCCCGTCATTGCTCCTCCCAAACCTGCGCCACAGCAGGTCGCTCAAGAAGCGGAAGCCAAGGATGATGATGCGCCCCTGGTAGCGAAAAAACCGGATGAGCCCAAAGACGCAGAAATCAAACCGGTTGAGCAGCCTAAAGTAAAACAGGCCGATTTGCTCAAGAACCCGCACAAGAAAATTGTGCTGGGGTCACTCGACCCTGATACCGGCTACTTCATGCAGGCATCCATCTCCACGCAAGGGGCTGCGGTCATCGATGCCTTTCTCAACGATCCGTTGTATCGTGATCTGAAGAACCAGCAGCAGCCGTTGAAAGTCCTTGATGAATTTATCGGTGGCAAAGCCACCATCCGTTCTCTGGAAACCGAGATTCCCCAACTGGATCAGAAACTGGCGCCCCTGCTTACTGACACACGTCAGGTCGACTGGAAAGTCCTCGAAGAGATCAAGGACCCCCAGAACAAGGAAATCATCCAGGCGGTTCGTCTGGGGCTGACAGCTCCTGATGGAAGTACCGAAGTTCAAAAGACATTTTCGCTTAAAAAATATCCCAAACCAGACGATCAGGATTTTCGCGAGTTCCGAAATCAAGAACAGGCCGGATACCTGATTCACTTTGATATCAAGGTGATCAATCATGGTGGGGAAAAACAGACACTCGATTACCATCTGCTCGGCCCCGTGGGAATTCCGCTGGAGAACGCCGACAACACGCGGAAGTTTCGCGATGTGCGTATCGGCTTTCTGCAAAATGATCTCGCCGTGGATACCGAGACGTTGTACGCAGCGGATATCATTGAAGAAGTGCAGGCGAAGAACGTCGAAAAATTTACACGCGCCTTTCAGTTTGCGGGTGTGGACGTTCAATATTTTGCTGCCCTGTTAACACCGGATGGAAAAAATTACGAGCCAAAGCTGGTGAACGGAGAAATGCGTTCGAACTATTCTGCCAGTATTGAGCCCGTCCTCATTCAGCAGGATCTCAAAAACGAATCACAGAGCCGCACGACGATTCAGGTCAATTCCAATGAGATCGAGCTGGAGCCCGGCAAAGATGCGCAGCATGGTTACGCCTTGTATGCCGGCCCCAAGCGGGAATCGTTACTTGGTCCCCCATTGAAAGCGACCGAGATCATGGATTTCGGCTTTTTCGGACCCGTCGCCAAGCTGATGCTGTGGCTGTTGAATACATTGCACGGAATCGGTTTGTCTTATGGCCTGGCCATTATTGGTCTGACAATTATGGTGCGAGGCAGCCTGTATCCGCTATCGCGCAAGCAGGCCGTTGGTGCCCAAAAGATGAAAGAGTTGCAGCCGCAGATCGCTGAACTCAAAAAGAAATACGGAGATGATCGCGAAAAGCTCGGCCGGGCGCAAATGGAGTTGTTCAGCAAAAACAACTACAACCCCTTGGCCGGATGCCTGCCGATCTTTCTGCAGCTTCCGATTTTCTTCGGATTGTATACGGCTTTGAATAACGCGGTTCAACTTCGGGGAACTCCCTTCTTGTGGGTTGATAACCTGGCAGCGCCAGATGCTCTCTTTAAGCTGCCTTTCTCTCTGCCCTTCCTGGGAGATAATTTCAATTTACTGCCATTGGTGACAGTAGGCTTGTTTGTCGTACAGCAGAAACTATTCATGCCGCCCCCAACTGACAAAGACCAGGAACTGCAGCATAAAATCATGAACTACATGATGATCGCGATGGGTTTCATGTTCTATCGTGTGCCCGCTGGTCTCTGTGTTTACTTCATCGCTTCCAGCCTCTGGGGGATCTGCGAACGGAAACTGCTGGACTTTCAGTCAAAACGCGCTCCGAAAGCAAGTGAGACAACCGACTCGAAGACGATTGAAATAAAAGCAGAATCGAAAAAAACAAAGAACAAAAAAGAGAGTTCTGAAGAACAAACACCAGCGAAAAAAGGTTGGTTTGCCCGTTTGCAGGAAATTGCTGATCAGGCACAGGCGCAGGCAGCGCTTAATGAAAAGAAGCAGCAGCAAAACGGTCGCGGCGACAAAGGCACGGGGAAGAAGCCTAAGAAACGTCGGTAACGATCGTTTCCTGAGAGGCTCAGCATGAATTTGCAGTTTGACGACACAATTGTGGCACTAGCATCAGCCCCCGGTGGAGGCGCGGCCGGCATGATTCGTATTAGCGGTACTGATATCGTTCCTTGTCTGTTGGCCTGCTTTCAGTCCGAGGAAGCCTGGCAGAAGTCCAGCCGTTCGGAACGTCACCCGGGACAATTACGCCTGGCAGGATCAACGCAGTCTCTTCCGGGCGCTCTTTACTATTGGCCGACGTCACGCAGTTTTACCGGTCAGCCGCTGGCAGAATTTCATACCATCAGTGCGCCTCCCCTGCTTGAAGCGGCGATTGAAAATTTAGCCGCCCAGGGAGCCCGCATGGCCCGGCCGGGGGAATTCACTCTGCGGGCGTTTCTTGCAGGGCGCGTGGACCTGATGCAGGCGGAAGCCGTGCTCGGAGTGATTGATGCGCACGATCATGCCGAACTCAATCTGGCGCTCAGCCAACTCGCGGGTGGTGTTTCAACGCGCATCGGAGCAGCCCGCGTGGATTTGTTGGAGTTACTTTCCGAACTGGAAGCGGGGCTGGATTTCGTCGAAGAAGACATCGAATTTATTAGTCGCGAAACACTCGTGTCCCGCCTGCAACAGATTCGCATTTTTTGCGAACGGCTTTACGAGGATTCTTCGACACGAATGGAATCGACGGGTAGTCTGTCACTCGTTCTGGCGGGCCTGCCGAATGCGGGCAAGAGTACGTTATATAATGCACTCGTGGGAGACGCGCAGGCGGCTCTGGTTTCGGATGTCGAGGGGACCACACGCGATTATCTGGCGACCACTTTAAACTGGCACGGACAGCCGATTCAATTAATTGATACGGCCGGGATGGAATCGGGGGAGCATGAAATCTCTATCAGTGCGCAACAGTTTCGAGCACAACAGGTGGCCCAGGCCGATCTAGTTGTCTGGTGCACAGCCGCGGATCTGAAACCGGAGTGGGAAGACATCGATCGTCTGCAGCGGAATCAGATTTCGGAATCACAACATCTGCTGCACATTATGACGAAAAGCGACCTAGCCCCTGCGCGGTCAGCAAACCAGCTGTATCGAGACTGTGAGGTTGAGCTGTCGGTTGCCACGGGAGCAGGACTTGACGATCTGAAGACGCTGGTTTTATCGCGACTGGCGGAATACCGGCGTGGAAGTAAACTGCTGATCGGTTCCACCGCTTCCCGCTGTCGGGAAAGCCTGCGCGCCGCCGGACTCTCTCTACACGCGGCAGAAGAAGCGGCCTCATTACGACTGGGAGAAGAACTGGTCGCGATTGAAATTCGCGAAGCGCTGCAGCATCTGGGACAGATAGTCGGCCAGGTTTATACCGATGACATTCTGGACCGCATCTTCAGTAAATTCTGCATCGGCAAATAAGCACTCTCATCAGGGTTTGTTCTGATGAATCCATTCGGGAACGGTTCCGAATTCAATTCCGAGTTGCGGAATGAAGTAGAAGAACATGAATGCCGTCAGCAGGAAGACGCCAATCAGGTTCAGAATGATCCCGTACTTCAGCATGTCGGACATTTTAATTTGCCCCGACGCAAACACGATGGCATTCGGCGGTGTCGCAATGGGCATCGTAAACGCACAGCTGGCAGAGATTGCCGCCGGAATCATGATCAGTCGTGGGTCGATTTCCAGACTGACCGCTGTCGCCGCCAGAATGGGGAGCACGGTATTCACGGTCGCGATATTCGATGTAAATTCGGTCAGGAACGTCAACATCAGACAGGCAGCAAAGACCAGAGCCCAGGGCGGCCAGTCTGCGATGACCTGTGAGAAAACATGACCGACCCAGCCCGATAAATCCGTAGTGCGAAAAGCCCCCGCAATCGCGAAGCCGCCTCCAATCAGTAAGAGTACGCCCCAGGGAAGCCGTTCGGCCGTTTCCCAGTCCATCAAATATTCGGTCGTCCCCTGCTCTGTTTTTTGTGCGGGAATCGCGAACATTAAAATCGCCATGCCCATCGCGACTGTCGAATCATGGACCCAGCCCGAGGCCCTTTCGGCCGAGATGCCCCATTTGGTCAGAAAGTGAATCGGGAATTGTTCCCAGCCGGCCAGTAATTCAAATTCGCCAAAGATGAGCGGCTTCCGCGTTACCCATAAAATGGCGGTCGTCACGAAAATGAGTAACATCAGAATTTCAGGGCGCGAAGCACGCCCCAATTTCTGGATGTGATCGTTGATAATGGCCTGGGATGATTCTTTGGAATTCGACAGGCGTGGCATATTCCAGCAAAGCACCACCCAGGTGATGAGTAAAAAGGTGATGCCAAACGGAACCACCATCACCATCCATTCGCCCGCAGATAATTGAGGGCCTTGCGGGAATTGAGAAAGCCAGATTTGTTGAAAGGCGATATTGGTGGGGGTCCCAATTAACGTGGTCACACCACCAATACTGGCGGAATAGGCGATACCCAGCAGGAGTGCCACCGAAAAATGGCGGATGCCTTCCGAGGAATCTTCGGGAGACTCGAGTTGGGTGAGTTCTGAAATCGATCCTATAATGGCCATGCCGATCGGCAGCATCAGTAAGGTCGATGCAGTATTACTGATCCACATGGAAAGGAAGCCGGTGGCGAACAGGAAGCCTAAGACAACCCGCCGGGGACTGGAGCCGATGACTTTAATCGTATGCAGGGCAATCCGTCGATGCACGCCCCACTTTTCGATCCCCAGGGCAATCATAAAGCCGCCCATATACAGAAAGATATTCTGATTGATATAGGACTGGCTGACCGTTTTGGGATCCTGGATTCCGAAAATCGGAAACAGCGCGAGGGGAATCAGACTCGTGACCGCGATGGGCAGTGCCTGCGTCATCCACAGAATCGCCATGAGCGCGGTGACCGCGGCCAGCCGTTGTGCCGACGCAGTCATATCCGACGGCGTCGGCAAATTCAGGATCACCAGGAAGGCAATGATGCTGAACAGCTTCCCATAAAAGGGAATGCGGCTTTCTGCAGAATGTGATGAGTCGCCAATCACGAAAAGGAAATTCCTGATTTACAAAATGAGTGTCTCATTCAAAATGCAAAGTAAAGAATGAGCGATGAACGAGAACCGAATCGAGAATTTCTTATTCCGCTGATTCCGGGTGAATGAACTGGTGCCCTTTCGGTCGAACGGTTAACACCGGGCAAGATGCCTTGCGGACAACTTTTTCTGCCACACTGCCGAGCAGTAAATGGGCGGCTAAGGAACGACCGTGTGTACCCACGATAATCAGATCGACTTCTTCCCGCTTGGAAAATTTCAGAATATCGACAAACGGATTGCCATGAACCCAGTGGGTTTCAATATCCAGGTCGCCTTTGTCTTCATCAAGTATCCAGTTATCGAGTCGGGTTTTGGCAAATTCCTCAAAGTCTTCTTTGGGAGGCAATGCATAGCTTTCGAACATCGGCATATAAACGACCGGGTCTTCGATCACGTTCAGCAGATAGAGCTTGGCATTGAACTTTTTGGCGAGTTCCACAGCATACTGGGTTGCCTCTTGTGCTGGTTCACTAAAGTCGGTTGGTAACAGGATTTTTTTGATTTCGATCATGGTGTCTTCCCTTTCACGTTCAAGGCCGTCTGCAATTGCGATCTTCGCAGGAAGAGTCCATTATAAGAGGAGTTGGGCGGGAAACAATAGATGGGGCAAGTTGCATTAACACATTCAGTTATGTGTTTCTTTATTTTGTAAAGAAATCGAGGCCCTCGTTTGTGAAACACAGGAAATCTCCTTATGATAAATGTCGTCCCTGTCAGGAAATGGGACATCAGTCTTGAAATCCGATCACCTTGAAAATCATAAACGAACACTTTGTGGAGGCAGGAAAAATGGAAAAGTGGCCCATTGGCGTATTTGCTTCAGTAGACGCAGGTCTGGGAGTGCATTTTGATGTCGTTCAGGAATTAGGAATTCCGACGATTCAGATTCATGCGCCTCATAAGCAAACCCGAACTCCCGAAGTCGCTAAAGAATTTCTGGACCGTTGTAACGCCGCGGGAATTACCATTACCTGTGTCTTTGGTGGTTTTGATGGAGAAAGCTACGCTGATATTCCGACCACAAAGAAGACCGTTGGTCTGGTGCCTGCAGAAACCCGTGCCGCACGTGTTGAAGAAATGAAAGAAATCTCCGATTTCGCCAAACTGCTGGGCGTGGATACCGTTGCCCTGCATATCGGATTCGTCACGGAAGATCGTGATTCAGACGATTATAAGGAACTGGTCAAAGTCACTCAGGATCTGCTCGATCACGTCAAAGTGAATGGCCAGCAGCTGAATCTGGAAACCGGACAGGAATCAGCCGATCACCTGCTCGATTTTATCAGTGATGTCGGACGTGATAACCTCAAGATTAACTTTGATCCTGCCAATATGATTCTATATGGTACGGGCGATCCCATTGCCGCCTTAAAGCGTGTTGGTCATCTGGTGGCGAGCGTACATTGCAAAGATGCGACCTGGGCCGCAGAAGGCAAACGAGGCATCGAGTGGGGCGCAGAAGTTCCCCTGGGTGAAGGTGATGTCGGCATGGGAACCTACTTGCAAACTCTTGATGACATTGGTTATACCGGCCCATTGACGATTGAACGCGAAATTCCCGAAGACCGAGAACAGCAGAAAGCCGATATCGGAAAAGCTGTTTCGCTTTTAAATGAACTGAAAAATCGGATCGGTTAAACCCGGTTTCGGAGACCGTCTGTGAAAAATGTGATCGAAGACGTTGCCTGTGCCAGTTGTTGTTGCGTTTGCGATGAGATCCAGGTGACAACCGACGGACAACAGATTACCGAAGTACAAACCCCCTGCCTTCAAGGGCAGGCGTGGTTTGATCGGTCTTCGCAGTCTGAGCATCTGGAACCTTCTGTCAAGGGGGTGGCAGTTTCACATTTGGAAGCGATTCAGCGGGCCGCCGAACTGATTCAACAGGCACAATCTCCCCTGATCTATGGAATGTATCAGTCTGCCACGGATTCCCAACGGGCTGCCATTAGTCTCGCTGATCAGATCGGTGCGACCATCGATACGGGCGCTGCCTCCGCGACTCGGGCACTCCAGCAGGTTGGCGAAGCG
This genomic interval from Gimesia alba contains the following:
- the cmk gene encoding (d)CMP kinase; translated protein: MIVTIDGPAGSGKSTAARGLSKRLGFEFLDTGAMYRCVAWGVLQRNVDPADEQAVTHVSQQIKITFSGDRVLLDGEDVSETIRTPEVTDAASVVAQYPAVRQELVRLQQQAAEGVDIVSEGRDQGTVVFPDAFCKVFLIADPEERARRRHEELTARGKQITVDAILQQIYERDQRDEQRTVAPLKPADDAVEINTSCLTIDEVIDQLEQLVRSRINSDSL
- a CDS encoding sigma-54-dependent transcriptional regulator → MKTNSGSLLVVDDDQYILEAMADYLRSLGHRTETSLTCLDAIERLKEFPFQVVVCDVNLPDQDGFHLLEWVQQNAPDTAVIMLTGYGTIESAVEAIRLGAFEYLTKPVIDEELSLTIERCLDQRQVVEENKTLKAQLDQRFGLANIVGQDYKMQKMFDLIESVADTKTTVLILGENGTGKTMTARAIHQLSDRCNQPFVEVACGALPDSLLESELFGHKAGSFTGATHDKVGKFLQADGGTLFLDEIATASPSLQVKLLRVLQDHEFEAVGDNKTHTVDIRLILATNQNLEEMVAKGEFRQDLYYRINVITLTQPALRERMSDIPLLIEHYLKIYNEQIGKSIKGFDASAMQAMLKYSWPGNVRELINVVERSVVLTKGEYIRVHDLPEQIRQEQPYALAADSRMGSGSLKTALANPERQIIIEALEANGWNRQNTAKALGINRTTLYKKMKKYDIDFEKQLMH
- a CDS encoding metallophosphoesterase family protein; protein product: MLRAIISDIHGNLEALEAVLADIDRREISEIYCLGDIIGYGPNPRECIDLVRKRCKKSLLGNHDQAALFDPEGFNAGAERAIFWTRRMLETGDASKNQDRWDFLGELPRMIREDKLLFVHGSARNPLNEYVFPEDIYNQRKMERIFGLVDQYCFQGHTHIPGVFTESMNFLSPEEVENVYPFGPEKFLVNVGSVGQPRDADNRSSYVIIDDEKVTFCRVEYDFTATAEKIYEISDLDNFLGDRLRDGR
- a CDS encoding YidC/Oxa1 family insertase periplasmic-domain containing protein; amino-acid sequence: MEQKRLLLFVTLSATVLFFWQLFVMPVIAPPKPAPQQVAQEAEAKDDDAPLVAKKPDEPKDAEIKPVEQPKVKQADLLKNPHKKIVLGSLDPDTGYFMQASISTQGAAVIDAFLNDPLYRDLKNQQQPLKVLDEFIGGKATIRSLETEIPQLDQKLAPLLTDTRQVDWKVLEEIKDPQNKEIIQAVRLGLTAPDGSTEVQKTFSLKKYPKPDDQDFREFRNQEQAGYLIHFDIKVINHGGEKQTLDYHLLGPVGIPLENADNTRKFRDVRIGFLQNDLAVDTETLYAADIIEEVQAKNVEKFTRAFQFAGVDVQYFAALLTPDGKNYEPKLVNGEMRSNYSASIEPVLIQQDLKNESQSRTTIQVNSNEIELEPGKDAQHGYALYAGPKRESLLGPPLKATEIMDFGFFGPVAKLMLWLLNTLHGIGLSYGLAIIGLTIMVRGSLYPLSRKQAVGAQKMKELQPQIAELKKKYGDDREKLGRAQMELFSKNNYNPLAGCLPIFLQLPIFFGLYTALNNAVQLRGTPFLWVDNLAAPDALFKLPFSLPFLGDNFNLLPLVTVGLFVVQQKLFMPPPTDKDQELQHKIMNYMMIAMGFMFYRVPAGLCVYFIASSLWGICERKLLDFQSKRAPKASETTDSKTIEIKAESKKTKNKKESSEEQTPAKKGWFARLQEIADQAQAQAALNEKKQQQNGRGDKGTGKKPKKRR
- a CDS encoding tRNA modification GTPase; translated protein: MNLQFDDTIVALASAPGGGAAGMIRISGTDIVPCLLACFQSEEAWQKSSRSERHPGQLRLAGSTQSLPGALYYWPTSRSFTGQPLAEFHTISAPPLLEAAIENLAAQGARMARPGEFTLRAFLAGRVDLMQAEAVLGVIDAHDHAELNLALSQLAGGVSTRIGAARVDLLELLSELEAGLDFVEEDIEFISRETLVSRLQQIRIFCERLYEDSSTRMESTGSLSLVLAGLPNAGKSTLYNALVGDAQAALVSDVEGTTRDYLATTLNWHGQPIQLIDTAGMESGEHEISISAQQFRAQQVAQADLVVWCTAADLKPEWEDIDRLQRNQISESQHLLHIMTKSDLAPARSANQLYRDCEVELSVATGAGLDDLKTLVLSRLAEYRRGSKLLIGSTASRCRESLRAAGLSLHAAEEAASLRLGEELVAIEIREALQHLGQIVGQVYTDDILDRIFSKFCIGK
- a CDS encoding SLC13 family permease, with product MIGDSSHSAESRIPFYGKLFSIIAFLVILNLPTPSDMTASAQRLAAVTALMAILWMTQALPIAVTSLIPLALFPIFGIQDPKTVSQSYINQNIFLYMGGFMIALGIEKWGVHRRIALHTIKVIGSSPRRVVLGFLFATGFLSMWISNTASTLLMLPIGMAIIGSISELTQLESPEDSSEGIRHFSVALLLGIAYSASIGGVTTLIGTPTNIAFQQIWLSQFPQGPQLSAGEWMVMVVPFGITFLLITWVVLCWNMPRLSNSKESSQAIINDHIQKLGRASRPEILMLLIFVTTAILWVTRKPLIFGEFELLAGWEQFPIHFLTKWGISAERASGWVHDSTVAMGMAILMFAIPAQKTEQGTTEYLMDWETAERLPWGVLLLIGGGFAIAGAFRTTDLSGWVGHVFSQVIADWPPWALVFAACLMLTFLTEFTSNIATVNTVLPILAATAVSLEIDPRLIMIPAAISASCAFTMPIATPPNAIVFASGQIKMSDMLKYGIILNLIGVFLLTAFMFFYFIPQLGIEFGTVPEWIHQNKP